A single genomic interval of Nonomuraea rubra harbors:
- a CDS encoding AfsR/SARP family transcriptional regulator, with the protein MRRGTVCEEAGEVRGSAWEEAGEVRRGLTVGVLGVMEVAVDGRPVPLTTGKLRTLLVVLAMSASATVSMKRLAEAVWSDAQPRYSRRCLQIYAARLREALGREWIETRQDGLLLRAAPDAVDALRFERTLDRAAAERGSPRERELIQQALELWRGQPFEGVSSRWLEEIQAPRLTERHLTALERRAELDILAGRASDTVPELSEQVTRHPLRESLCLRLLVALDRCGRQAEALRWYGRIRAAIARELGVEPNRDLRRAHADLLAGRPLDPPGAPATGQGRWGHRPGQYGLNRSNLFGRPSR; encoded by the coding sequence GTGCGGCGCGGGACCGTGTGTGAAGAGGCGGGTGAGGTGCGCGGGTCCGCGTGGGAGGAGGCGGGTGAGGTGCGGCGCGGGCTGACGGTGGGGGTGCTCGGGGTGATGGAGGTCGCCGTGGACGGGCGGCCGGTGCCGCTGACCACCGGCAAGCTGCGGACGCTGCTGGTCGTGCTGGCCATGTCAGCCTCGGCCACCGTGTCCATGAAGCGGCTGGCCGAGGCGGTCTGGTCGGACGCGCAGCCCCGCTACAGCCGCCGCTGCCTGCAGATCTACGCGGCCCGGCTGCGCGAGGCGCTCGGGCGGGAGTGGATCGAGACCCGCCAGGACGGCCTCCTGCTCCGCGCCGCCCCCGACGCCGTGGACGCGCTGCGCTTCGAGCGGACCCTGGACCGCGCCGCCGCCGAGCGGGGATCCCCGCGCGAGCGCGAGCTGATCCAGCAGGCCCTGGAGCTGTGGCGGGGCCAGCCGTTCGAGGGCGTGAGCTCGCGCTGGCTGGAGGAGATCCAGGCGCCCCGCCTGACCGAGCGTCACCTCACGGCCCTGGAACGGCGGGCCGAGCTGGACATCCTCGCCGGCCGCGCGAGCGACACGGTGCCGGAGCTGAGCGAGCAGGTCACCCGCCACCCGCTGCGCGAGTCCCTGTGCCTGCGCCTGCTCGTCGCGCTCGACCGGTGCGGCCGCCAGGCCGAGGCGCTGCGCTGGTACGGCCGCATCCGGGCCGCCATCGCCCGCGAGCTGGGTGTGGAGCCGAACCGCGACCTGCGGCGGGCGCACGCGGACCTGCTCGCGGGCCGCCCGCTCGACCCTCCTGGCGCCCCCGCCACCGGCCAGGGGCGATGGGGTCACCGGCCCGGCCAGTACGGGCTGAACAGGTCGAACTTGTTCGGCAGGCCCAGCAGGTAA
- a CDS encoding CARDB domain-containing protein produces MRALLAALALLIGFLAAPAAHAAADTNLAAGKTATASSFTGVYRAANVTDGNQATYWESANNAFPQWIQVDLGATAGLSKVVLKLPTGWPSRTETLSVQGSTNGTSFTTIAAAATHTISPAATITLPPGTTARHVRVHITANSGWPAGQLSELEVWGSAPGNPGNPGDNLALGKTLTESGHTHTYAAANANDDNLQTYWEGAAYPATLTAQLGANADLTSIVLKLNPDPAWGRRTQTLQVLGREQNASTFTTLVAQATYTFDPATGNSVTVPVTGKVADVRLQFTANSGAPSGQVAEFQIYGTPAPNPDLVVTGLTWTPASPTATTAITLSATIRNAGTAASAATSVNLYAGPTKVGSAGVAALAAGASTTVSANIGTRQAGVYQVSAKVDEEQEVPEQNEANNAFTAPTSLVIAEAPGPDLQVLGITATPPNPAAGARVTFTVAVKNRGTTTTGATTVTRVAVGGTTLNTDTAPIAAGATANVAMTGGWTATTGGATITATADATGAVTETDESNNTLSQAITVGRGASVPYVEYEAEAAAYQGTLLQADPLRTFGHTNFATESSGRKSVRLDNTGQYVEFTSTSPANSIVVRNSIPDAPGGGGIDATISLYIDGTFARKLTLSSKHSWLYGTSDDPEALTNTPQADARRLFDESNALLSRSYPAGTKFRLQRDAGDSAAFYIIDLIDLEDVAPPATKPAACTSITEYGAAPGDGNDDTAAIQQAVTDDQNGVIDCVWIPPGQWRQEKKILTDDPLNRGPYNQVGISDVTIRGAGMWHSQLYTLTEPHLATGGINHPHEGNFGFDIDDNVQISDLAIFGSGRIRGGPGGAEGGVGLNGRFGQNTKISNVWIEHANVGVWVGRDYDNIPELWGPADGLQFSGMRIRNTYADGINFSNGTRNSRVFNSSFRTTGDDSLAVWANPYVKDPSVDIAHDNQFVNNTVQLPWRANGIAIYGGYNNKIENNLIYDTMNYPGIMLATDHNPLPFSGQTLIAGNALYRCGGVFWGEAQKFGAITLFAQNRDITGVTIRDTEIHDSTYDGIQFKGGGGNMPNVAITNVRIDRSNNGAGILAQGSARGSATLTGVTITNSATGDIVKEPGSTFVITGGPS; encoded by the coding sequence ATGAGAGCACTGTTAGCCGCCCTTGCGTTACTCATCGGATTCCTCGCCGCACCGGCCGCGCACGCCGCGGCCGACACCAACCTCGCCGCCGGCAAGACGGCGACCGCCAGCAGCTTCACCGGCGTCTACCGCGCCGCCAACGTCACCGACGGCAACCAGGCCACCTACTGGGAATCGGCCAACAACGCCTTCCCGCAGTGGATCCAGGTCGACCTCGGCGCCACCGCCGGCCTCAGCAAGGTGGTGCTCAAACTGCCCACCGGCTGGCCCAGCCGCACCGAGACGCTGAGCGTCCAGGGCAGCACGAACGGCACCAGCTTCACCACCATCGCCGCCGCGGCCACCCACACCATCAGCCCGGCCGCCACCATCACCCTGCCCCCCGGCACCACCGCCCGCCACGTCCGCGTGCACATCACCGCCAACTCCGGCTGGCCCGCCGGCCAGCTCTCCGAGCTGGAGGTCTGGGGCAGCGCTCCCGGCAATCCCGGCAACCCTGGTGACAACCTGGCCCTCGGCAAGACGCTGACGGAGTCCGGGCACACCCACACCTACGCCGCCGCCAACGCCAACGACGACAACCTGCAGACCTACTGGGAGGGCGCCGCCTACCCGGCCACCCTGACCGCCCAGCTCGGCGCCAACGCCGACCTGACCTCCATCGTGCTCAAGCTCAACCCCGACCCGGCCTGGGGCCGCCGCACCCAGACCCTCCAGGTGCTCGGCCGCGAGCAGAACGCCTCCACCTTCACCACCCTCGTCGCCCAGGCCACCTACACCTTCGACCCGGCCACCGGCAACAGCGTGACCGTCCCGGTCACCGGCAAGGTCGCCGACGTACGGCTCCAGTTCACCGCCAACTCCGGCGCCCCCAGCGGCCAGGTCGCCGAGTTCCAGATCTACGGCACCCCGGCGCCCAACCCCGACCTCGTCGTCACCGGGCTCACCTGGACGCCCGCCTCGCCCACCGCGACGACCGCGATCACGCTGTCCGCCACGATCAGGAACGCCGGCACCGCCGCCTCCGCCGCCACGTCGGTGAACCTCTACGCGGGCCCCACCAAGGTGGGCAGCGCCGGCGTGGCCGCCCTGGCCGCCGGAGCGTCCACCACCGTGTCCGCAAATATCGGGACAAGGCAGGCGGGCGTCTATCAGGTCTCGGCCAAGGTGGACGAGGAGCAGGAGGTCCCCGAGCAGAACGAGGCCAACAACGCCTTCACCGCGCCCACGTCCCTGGTGATCGCCGAAGCCCCCGGCCCCGACCTCCAGGTGCTGGGCATCACCGCCACCCCGCCCAACCCCGCCGCCGGCGCGCGGGTCACGTTCACCGTGGCCGTGAAGAACCGCGGCACGACCACGACCGGCGCGACCACGGTCACCCGCGTGGCCGTGGGCGGCACCACGCTCAACACGGACACCGCCCCGATCGCCGCGGGCGCGACGGCGAACGTGGCCATGACCGGCGGCTGGACCGCCACCACCGGCGGCGCCACGATCACCGCCACCGCCGACGCGACCGGCGCCGTCACCGAGACCGACGAGAGCAACAACACGCTCTCGCAGGCGATCACCGTCGGCCGTGGCGCCTCGGTGCCGTACGTCGAGTACGAGGCCGAGGCCGCCGCCTACCAGGGCACCCTGCTCCAGGCGGACCCGCTGCGCACGTTCGGCCACACCAACTTCGCCACCGAGTCCTCCGGCAGGAAGTCCGTGCGGCTCGACAACACCGGCCAGTACGTCGAGTTCACCTCCACCAGCCCCGCCAACTCGATCGTCGTGCGCAACTCGATCCCGGACGCGCCGGGCGGCGGCGGCATCGACGCCACGATCAGCCTCTACATCGACGGGACGTTCGCCCGCAAACTCACCCTCTCCTCCAAGCACAGCTGGCTGTACGGCACCAGCGACGACCCGGAGGCGCTGACCAACACGCCGCAGGCCGACGCCAGGCGGCTGTTCGACGAGTCCAACGCGCTGCTGTCGCGCTCGTACCCGGCCGGTACGAAGTTCCGCCTCCAGCGGGACGCCGGCGACAGCGCCGCCTTCTACATCATCGACCTGATCGACCTGGAGGACGTGGCGCCACCGGCCACCAAGCCGGCCGCGTGCACCTCGATCACCGAGTACGGCGCCGCGCCCGGCGACGGCAACGACGACACCGCCGCCATCCAGCAGGCGGTCACCGACGACCAGAACGGCGTCATCGACTGCGTGTGGATCCCGCCGGGCCAGTGGCGCCAGGAGAAGAAGATCCTCACCGACGACCCGCTGAACCGTGGCCCGTACAACCAGGTCGGCATCAGCGACGTCACGATCCGCGGCGCGGGCATGTGGCACTCCCAGCTCTACACCCTGACCGAGCCGCACCTGGCCACGGGCGGCATCAACCACCCGCACGAGGGCAACTTCGGCTTCGACATCGACGACAACGTGCAGATCTCCGACCTGGCCATCTTCGGCTCCGGCCGCATCCGCGGCGGCCCCGGCGGCGCCGAGGGCGGGGTCGGGCTGAACGGCCGGTTCGGCCAGAACACGAAGATCTCGAACGTCTGGATCGAGCACGCCAACGTGGGCGTCTGGGTCGGCCGCGACTACGACAACATCCCCGAGCTGTGGGGGCCGGCCGACGGGCTGCAGTTCAGCGGCATGCGTATCCGCAACACCTACGCCGACGGCATCAACTTCAGCAACGGCACCCGGAACTCGCGGGTCTTCAACTCCTCGTTCCGCACGACGGGCGACGACTCGCTGGCCGTCTGGGCGAACCCGTACGTGAAGGACCCGTCGGTGGACATCGCCCACGACAACCAGTTCGTCAACAACACCGTGCAGCTTCCGTGGCGGGCCAACGGCATCGCGATCTACGGCGGCTACAACAACAAGATCGAGAACAATCTGATCTACGACACGATGAACTACCCCGGCATCATGCTCGCCACCGACCACAACCCCCTGCCGTTCTCCGGCCAGACGCTGATCGCCGGGAACGCGCTGTACCGGTGCGGCGGCGTCTTCTGGGGTGAGGCGCAGAAGTTCGGCGCCATCACACTCTTCGCCCAGAACCGGGACATCACCGGCGTGACCATCCGCGACACCGAGATCCACGACTCGACCTACGACGGCATCCAGTTCAAGGGCGGTGGCGGCAACATGCCGAACGTCGCCATCACGAACGTCCGCATCGACAGGTCGAACAACGGCGCCGGCATCCTGGCCCAGGGCAGCGCCCGCGGCAGCGCCACCCTGACCGGCGTCACCATCACGAACTCGGCCACCGGCGACATCGTCAAGGAGCCGGGCTCGACCTTCGTGATCACGGGAGGACCTTCGTGA
- a CDS encoding L-fucose/L-arabinose isomerase family protein encodes MNTLPRITPRRVKVGLVAGGLGAYWPQFPDLLPQLQRSAERVSARMRGFDAEIVDVGFISDAREGDEAAEKLRAAGCDLIVGFLTTYMTATMLVPIAQRSGAPMLLINLQPTESMEHATFDTGQWLAYCGACPLPEMANAFTRVGVPFRSVSGYLEDERAWERIGRWIRAAGVRAALRHGRHGLMGHLYPGMLDVATDLTLVSANFGGHVEVLEFDDLRVRTEKVTDAETGERVALAREVFELADSVNEEDLAWAARVSVGLDRLAEDFGLDSLAYYHRGLDGEVHERLGAGMILGASLLTARGIPAAGEYELRTSLAMLIMDRLGGGGSFTELQALDFARGHVEMGHDGPAHLAISSRRPLLRGLGVYHGKRGWGVSVEFDVKRGPVTAFGLRQARDGSFGFVVSEGEVVAGPLLQIGNTTSRVDFGCDPGEWTDAWSASGISHHWALGTGHRLADLRAVADLMGAEVTHVQP; translated from the coding sequence GTGAACACTCTCCCCCGTATCACCCCGCGCCGCGTCAAGGTGGGCCTGGTCGCCGGAGGGCTGGGGGCCTACTGGCCGCAGTTCCCCGACCTGCTGCCGCAGCTCCAGCGCTCCGCGGAGCGGGTCTCGGCGCGCATGCGCGGCTTCGACGCGGAGATCGTGGACGTGGGCTTCATCTCCGACGCCCGGGAGGGGGACGAGGCGGCCGAGAAGCTGCGGGCCGCGGGCTGTGACCTGATCGTCGGGTTCCTGACGACGTACATGACGGCCACCATGCTGGTGCCGATCGCGCAGCGCAGCGGCGCGCCCATGCTGCTGATCAACCTGCAGCCGACGGAGTCGATGGAGCACGCCACCTTCGACACCGGCCAGTGGCTGGCCTACTGCGGCGCCTGCCCGCTGCCCGAGATGGCCAACGCGTTCACCCGCGTCGGCGTCCCGTTCCGCTCGGTCTCCGGCTACCTGGAGGACGAGCGGGCGTGGGAGCGGATCGGCCGCTGGATCAGGGCGGCGGGCGTGCGCGCGGCGCTGCGTCACGGGCGGCACGGCCTGATGGGGCACCTGTATCCGGGCATGCTGGACGTGGCCACCGACCTGACGCTGGTGAGCGCCAACTTCGGCGGTCACGTGGAGGTGCTGGAGTTCGACGACCTGCGCGTGCGTACGGAGAAGGTCACCGACGCCGAGACCGGCGAGCGGGTGGCGCTGGCACGGGAGGTGTTCGAGCTGGCCGACTCGGTGAACGAGGAGGACCTGGCGTGGGCGGCCCGCGTGTCGGTGGGCCTGGACCGGCTGGCCGAGGACTTCGGGCTGGACAGCCTGGCCTACTACCACCGCGGCCTGGACGGCGAGGTGCACGAGCGGCTGGGCGCGGGCATGATCCTCGGCGCGTCCCTGCTCACGGCCCGGGGCATCCCGGCGGCCGGGGAGTACGAGCTGCGTACCTCGCTGGCCATGCTGATCATGGACCGGCTGGGCGGCGGCGGCTCGTTCACCGAGCTGCAGGCGCTCGACTTCGCCCGCGGCCACGTGGAGATGGGCCACGACGGCCCCGCCCACCTGGCGATCAGCTCCCGCCGGCCGCTGCTGCGCGGGCTGGGCGTGTACCACGGCAAGCGCGGCTGGGGCGTGTCGGTGGAGTTCGACGTCAAGCGCGGCCCGGTGACCGCGTTCGGGCTGCGGCAGGCCAGGGACGGGAGCTTCGGCTTCGTCGTGTCGGAGGGCGAGGTCGTGGCGGGGCCGCTGCTGCAGATCGGCAACACGACGTCCCGGGTGGACTTCGGCTGCGACCCCGGCGAGTGGACGGACGCGTGGAGCGCCAGCGGCATCTCCCACCACTGGGCCCTGGGCACCGGCCACCGCCTGGCCGACCTGCGGGCGGTCGCCGACCTGATGGGGGCGGAGGTGACGCACGTCCAGCCCTGA
- a CDS encoding carboxymuconolactone decarboxylase family protein — protein MTTSRLPNPATLVPELGQVGAALFKAAANGSVPQTTIGLVQLRAGQIVANTYLTMLHTGNLRKAGVTEERITAVASWRDAPYFTGAERAALALVDAVLTANPSGERVPDELYAEASAHYDDKALATLCMAIGQVCFFLPLALIGRPLPGVAPAEQWRD, from the coding sequence ATGACCACGTCCCGTCTGCCCAACCCCGCCACGCTCGTGCCCGAGCTCGGCCAGGTCGGCGCGGCGCTGTTCAAGGCCGCCGCCAACGGCTCCGTCCCGCAGACCACGATCGGCCTCGTGCAGCTGCGGGCCGGTCAGATCGTCGCGAACACGTACCTGACCATGCTGCACACCGGCAACCTGCGCAAGGCCGGGGTGACCGAAGAGCGCATCACCGCCGTGGCGTCCTGGCGCGACGCGCCGTACTTCACCGGCGCCGAGCGGGCCGCGCTGGCGCTGGTGGACGCCGTCCTCACGGCGAACCCGTCCGGCGAGCGCGTCCCGGACGAGCTGTACGCCGAGGCGTCCGCGCACTACGACGACAAGGCGCTCGCCACGCTCTGCATGGCGATCGGCCAGGTCTGCTTCTTCCTCCCGCTGGCCCTCATCGGCAGGCCGCTCCCCGGCGTGGCGCCCGCCGAGCAGTGGCGGGACTGA
- a CDS encoding TetR/AcrR family transcriptional regulator, with product MQEQTPGRRARLRAQTTEEIKTVALKHLSEGGPDAVSLRAIGREMGMSGSAVYSYFETRDALITTLISDIYTSLLDQVEAARDAVAAGDVAGRIMAWGHAVRTWSLANPEGFRLIYGDPVAGYQAPAGGPAPEAAKRACLGLTELAAAAWPHARATQPDTGHQWADFSPALAATVREHLPDLPPAAVALALRLWGRMHGLISLEVYGHLGPQTGDPAKLYHAELLDLVRSLNLTPENS from the coding sequence GTGCAGGAGCAGACACCGGGGCGCAGGGCACGGCTACGGGCGCAGACCACCGAGGAGATCAAGACCGTCGCGCTCAAACACCTCTCCGAGGGCGGCCCCGACGCCGTGTCGCTGCGGGCGATCGGCCGCGAGATGGGCATGAGCGGCAGCGCCGTCTACAGCTACTTCGAGACCCGGGACGCGTTGATCACCACGCTGATCAGCGACATCTACACCTCGCTGCTCGACCAGGTGGAGGCCGCCCGCGACGCGGTCGCCGCCGGCGACGTCGCCGGCCGGATCATGGCGTGGGGGCACGCGGTACGCACCTGGTCGCTGGCCAACCCCGAGGGCTTCCGGCTCATCTACGGCGACCCGGTCGCCGGCTACCAGGCCCCGGCCGGCGGGCCCGCCCCGGAGGCCGCCAAGCGCGCCTGCCTGGGCCTCACCGAGCTGGCCGCCGCCGCCTGGCCGCACGCCAGGGCCACCCAGCCCGACACCGGCCACCAGTGGGCCGACTTCTCACCGGCGCTGGCCGCCACCGTCCGCGAGCACCTGCCCGACCTGCCCCCGGCGGCCGTCGCCCTCGCGCTGCGCCTGTGGGGCCGCATGCACGGGCTGATCTCCCTGGAGGTGTACGGCCACCTCGGCCCCCAGACCGGCGACCCCGCCAAGCTCTACCACGCCGAGCTGCTCGACCTGGTCAGGTCGCTGAACCTGACACCGGAGAATTCCTGA
- a CDS encoding erythromycin esterase family protein — protein sequence MRPTHPFAVLGTLDPRDPRLDDLDPLRAVVEGAQVVAVGEGAHFVHEFALARARLIRYLADRHGFDVLALEMGTAEAAAVGPWLAGDGDEGDLPGLLPQHSLNLFGELLRHLRHLRAGGARPFRIVGIDLPNTLTLLPDLDPVAAYLREVDPATAGLMTGLLRTAAEITGGSAAASAPQWASLEPDRQEAMTAGLARLALRMDALEPLHAGSGGQDRFDTARLHLEAARHTDYMLRAMSNLFAGTGMADDTSIRDRYMATCLRWHLARTAPDARVVVVAHNNHIQKTPVTYEGYPTALPMGYHLARDLGPRYRAVGLTHTAGEIPEMSWPAPEGSTLGFTVEPVPLDPPAPGSVEGALAEAGLASDITLTDLRSPSPVVASLERMRSQGATMDLPVARSFDAILTVPTATLDPSTTF from the coding sequence GTGCGCCCGACGCACCCCTTCGCCGTCCTCGGCACCCTCGACCCCCGGGACCCGCGCCTGGACGACCTCGACCCCCTGCGCGCCGTCGTGGAGGGCGCCCAGGTCGTGGCCGTCGGCGAGGGCGCCCACTTCGTGCACGAGTTCGCCCTCGCCCGCGCCCGGCTGATCCGCTACCTGGCCGACCGCCACGGCTTCGACGTCCTGGCCCTGGAGATGGGGACGGCCGAGGCCGCCGCCGTCGGGCCCTGGCTGGCCGGCGACGGCGACGAGGGCGACCTGCCCGGGCTGCTTCCCCAGCACAGCCTCAACCTGTTCGGTGAGCTGCTGCGCCACCTGCGCCACCTGCGGGCCGGCGGCGCGCGCCCGTTCCGGATCGTCGGGATCGACCTGCCCAACACCCTCACCCTGCTCCCCGACCTCGACCCGGTCGCCGCGTACCTGCGGGAGGTGGACCCCGCGACCGCCGGCCTGATGACCGGCCTGCTGCGGACGGCCGCCGAGATCACCGGCGGCTCCGCCGCCGCGTCCGCCCCGCAGTGGGCGAGCCTCGAACCGGACCGCCAGGAGGCGATGACGGCCGGCCTGGCGAGGCTCGCGCTGCGGATGGACGCGCTCGAACCGCTCCACGCCGGCAGCGGCGGCCAGGACCGCTTCGACACCGCCCGCCTGCACCTGGAGGCGGCCCGCCACACCGACTACATGCTGCGGGCGATGAGCAACCTGTTCGCCGGGACCGGGATGGCCGACGACACCTCGATCCGCGACCGCTACATGGCCACCTGCCTGCGGTGGCACCTCGCCCGCACCGCCCCCGACGCCAGGGTCGTCGTGGTCGCCCACAACAACCACATCCAGAAGACCCCGGTCACGTACGAGGGCTACCCGACGGCCCTGCCCATGGGGTACCACCTCGCCCGCGACCTCGGCCCGCGCTACCGCGCCGTCGGCCTGACCCACACCGCCGGCGAGATCCCGGAGATGAGCTGGCCCGCACCGGAGGGCTCCACGCTCGGCTTCACCGTCGAGCCCGTCCCGCTCGATCCTCCGGCGCCAGGCAGCGTGGAAGGGGCGCTCGCCGAGGCGGGCCTGGCCTCCGACATCACCCTGACCGACCTGCGCTCGCCCAGCCCGGTGGTGGCGTCGCTGGAACGCATGCGATCGCAGGGCGCGACCATGGACCTGCCGGTCGCCCGGTCCTTCGACGCGATCCTGACCGTGCCGACCGCGACGCTCGACCCCAGCACCACCTTCTAG
- a CDS encoding discoidin domain-containing protein, translating to MRVLAAALAVAATVTTTAAAHDPEPSPPAASVKVEAGVSKGTGRLTPVAGAAELVAPLGVDPACPAKLRIGMRSDARKAAYATMRVELDPPLTASRAMLTSYLPPGYQVGANLLVAVPPGTQQGTYGLRLRTPDRTLEVPVEVVPVDGLDNGGNLALRRPVTASSQHVNANYPPCSVADGDRSSNGWAGGNGWNDATARAWPDTLAIALGGARQVSRVDLFTLDTERYPASRYGLRDWDVQAQVAGQWQTVAQVRGNTAGTARSDFAPVSADAVRIVALASNGANDYTRVIEVEVR from the coding sequence ATGCGTGTTCTCGCCGCCGCCCTGGCCGTCGCCGCCACCGTGACCACCACGGCCGCCGCTCACGATCCCGAGCCGTCGCCACCGGCGGCCTCGGTCAAGGTCGAGGCGGGCGTCTCCAAGGGCACCGGCAGGCTCACCCCCGTCGCGGGCGCGGCCGAGCTGGTGGCCCCGCTCGGCGTGGACCCGGCCTGCCCCGCCAAGCTCAGGATCGGCATGCGCAGCGACGCCCGCAAGGCCGCGTACGCCACGATGCGGGTGGAGCTGGACCCGCCGCTGACGGCCTCCCGCGCGATGCTGACCAGCTACCTCCCGCCCGGCTACCAGGTCGGCGCGAACCTGCTGGTCGCCGTCCCGCCCGGCACCCAGCAGGGCACGTACGGCCTGCGCCTGCGCACGCCGGACCGCACGCTGGAGGTGCCGGTCGAGGTCGTGCCCGTGGACGGCCTCGACAACGGCGGCAACCTCGCCCTGCGCCGCCCCGTCACCGCCTCCTCCCAGCACGTCAACGCCAACTACCCGCCGTGCAGCGTCGCCGACGGCGACCGCTCCTCCAACGGCTGGGCCGGCGGCAACGGCTGGAACGACGCGACCGCCAGGGCCTGGCCCGACACGCTGGCCATCGCGCTGGGCGGGGCCCGGCAGGTCTCCCGCGTGGACCTGTTCACGCTGGACACCGAGCGCTATCCCGCCTCCAGGTACGGGCTGCGCGACTGGGACGTGCAGGCGCAGGTGGCCGGCCAGTGGCAGACGGTCGCGCAGGTACGCGGCAACACCGCGGGAACGGCCCGCTCGGACTTCGCCCCCGTCAGCGCGGACGCCGTCCGCATCGTCGCGCTGGCCTCGAACGGCGCGAACGACTACACGCGCGTCATCGAGGTCGAAGTGCGCTGA
- a CDS encoding GlxA family transcriptional regulator, producing MVEPLIVVVAYDGIELVDVASVTSGFDYANRLGASPAYRVMLVTPLGRPVRCDSGLELRGQGRLDGVDGPIDTLIVSGGQGHEAAAANPRLVGQVMRLAGLSRRVASVCTGATVLAAAGLLDNRRATTHWYEAARFAARFPKVNVDPAPIFVRDGEVSTSGGVTAALDLTLSFVEEDHGPEIARRVAMGMVTYLQRPGGQTQLSLFTNLPRSDQAVVRRVIDHIIGNLDGDLGVARLAALAGVSERHLNRLFAEHVGRTPSRLVRDMRMEVASHLLTRTSEPLAAIARRCGFASAETFRQAFVAWAGVPPSQFRAAER from the coding sequence ATGGTGGAGCCGCTGATCGTCGTGGTGGCCTATGACGGCATCGAGCTCGTCGACGTCGCGTCCGTGACGTCCGGGTTCGACTACGCGAACCGGCTGGGGGCGAGCCCGGCGTACCGGGTGATGCTGGTGACCCCGCTCGGGCGGCCGGTGCGCTGCGACTCGGGGCTGGAGCTGCGCGGGCAGGGCCGCCTCGACGGCGTGGACGGCCCGATCGACACGCTGATCGTCTCGGGCGGGCAGGGGCACGAGGCCGCCGCCGCCAACCCGCGGCTGGTCGGCCAGGTCATGCGGCTGGCCGGGCTGTCGCGGCGGGTGGCGTCGGTGTGCACCGGGGCGACCGTGCTGGCCGCCGCCGGCCTGCTCGACAACCGCCGGGCCACGACCCACTGGTACGAGGCCGCCCGGTTCGCCGCGCGTTTCCCGAAGGTGAACGTGGATCCGGCACCGATCTTCGTCAGGGACGGCGAGGTCTCGACGTCGGGCGGGGTCACGGCGGCCCTCGATCTCACGCTGTCCTTCGTCGAGGAGGACCACGGGCCCGAGATCGCCCGCCGGGTGGCCATGGGCATGGTCACGTACCTGCAGCGGCCGGGCGGGCAGACGCAGCTCAGCCTGTTCACCAACCTGCCGCGTTCCGACCAGGCGGTGGTGCGGCGGGTCATCGACCACATCATCGGCAACCTGGACGGCGATCTCGGCGTCGCCCGGCTGGCCGCGCTCGCCGGGGTGAGCGAGCGGCACCTCAACAGGCTGTTCGCCGAGCACGTGGGCAGGACCCCGTCGCGGCTGGTCCGCGACATGCGCATGGAGGTGGCCTCCCACCTGCTGACCAGGACGAGCGAGCCGCTCGCCGCGATCGCGCGCCGCTGCGGCTTCGCCTCCGCCGAGACCTTCCGCCAGGCGTTCGTGGCCTGGGCCGGCGTCCCGCCGTCGCAGTTCCGCGCGGCCGAACGCTGA